Proteins encoded within one genomic window of Empedobacter falsenii:
- a CDS encoding sulfite exporter TauE/SafE family protein: MDFTIVIIALSIGLTSSLHCVGMCGPIALSLGLESQNKLKFTLRNLTYQLGRVTTYTILGAILGLIGESFSFVGLQNYLSILIGVLMIIMVMIPKFYENGATQLRPVNALMIKVKLSLGKFLIKKDSSSLYIVGLLNGLLPCGMVYASLTAAIGLGSVYKSAMFMFFFGLGTLPLMFATVLFGNFLSVKQRQTILKILPIITLILGVLFILRGLELNIPFISPAKESLQLNGMDEHCM; encoded by the coding sequence ATGGATTTCACAATAGTTATCATAGCATTATCCATAGGTCTTACATCGTCCCTGCATTGCGTGGGGATGTGCGGACCTATTGCTTTATCTTTGGGATTAGAATCTCAAAACAAACTAAAATTTACACTCCGTAATTTGACTTATCAATTAGGACGTGTAACCACTTATACAATTTTAGGTGCAATTTTAGGATTGATTGGCGAATCATTTTCATTTGTTGGATTACAAAATTATCTAAGTATTTTGATTGGAGTTTTGATGATTATTATGGTCATGATTCCAAAATTCTATGAAAATGGTGCTACGCAACTTCGTCCTGTAAACGCCTTGATGATAAAAGTAAAACTCTCTCTTGGTAAATTCTTAATCAAGAAAGATTCTTCCTCTCTTTATATAGTTGGTCTATTAAACGGACTTTTACCTTGCGGAATGGTTTACGCTTCACTTACAGCAGCCATTGGTTTAGGATCTGTTTACAAAAGTGCGATGTTTATGTTCTTCTTCGGACTTGGAACCTTGCCTTTAATGTTTGCAACCGTTTTATTTGGTAATTTTTTATCAGTGAAACAGCGTCAAACGATCTTAAAAATCTTACCAATTATCACACTTATTTTGGGTGTATTATTTATCCTTCGCGGATTAGAATTAAACATACCTTTTATCTCACCAGCCAAAGAATCACTTCAGCTAAATGGAATGGATGAGCATTGTATGTAG
- a CDS encoding FixH family protein, with protein MKLNWGHYVAIALGCFMIFILSLLYFAGDTGGMVTEDYYEKEIHFQDEINAEKRANALAEKPEVIVQANGFLFQFPATTAADFKGDIFLMRNDDETKDVKMPIKLSDKKNFLVPSVKLIDGEYELTLSWKENNQTYLIKKSIRWISQ; from the coding sequence ATGAAGTTAAATTGGGGACATTATGTAGCAATTGCTTTGGGATGTTTTATGATATTCATTCTATCGTTGTTATATTTTGCAGGAGATACAGGCGGAATGGTAACCGAGGATTATTACGAAAAAGAAATTCATTTTCAGGATGAAATAAATGCTGAAAAACGTGCAAATGCTTTAGCCGAAAAACCAGAAGTTATTGTACAAGCAAATGGATTTTTATTTCAATTTCCAGCAACTACTGCTGCCGATTTTAAAGGAGATATTTTTTTGATGCGTAATGATGACGAAACAAAAGATGTCAAAATGCCGATCAAATTATCTGATAAAAAGAATTTTTTAGTACCATCTGTTAAGTTAATTGATGGAGAATACGAATTAACTTTAAGCTGGAAAGAAAATAATCAAACTTATTTGATTAAAAAGTCCATTCGATGGATTTCACAATAG
- the ccoG gene encoding cytochrome c oxidase accessory protein CcoG has translation MSVQNSDPKDEFNLDDYLDDNNQMKEDVRSSIGTMERTGERKWVYPKKPKGKFTNYRTYVSYVLLAILILTPFFKLPNGNPLFKFDVLHSQFILFGFPFFTSDFFLLALGMITTIIFIVLFTMAYGRLFCGWVCPQTIFLEMVFRKIEYAIEGDRAKQIRLDKQDWDEEKIRKKLLKWTIFAIISFIIANVFLAYIIGADALYAVIKEGPAENVGTLVGLVFFSAMFYFVFAWFREQACTLVCPYGRFQGVLIDSHTINVTYDFKRGEGTAGRAKFKKNEDRKAEGKGDCIDCGQCVVVCPTGIDIRNGIQLECVNCTACIDACDEVMEKVGLPTGLIRYASEDDIKRGEKFKFTKRLAAYTFALLLLIGAMTAFLFSRSDVESKYLKVPGTDYKVEGKYYVNQFEYTLYNKTNADQIVTVQLLSHKNSKVEMYEGENKLNMEKGQIIQGKFFLKIPMDEVKSYKEKVVIGLVNQKGKVIDKYETSFSAPFKY, from the coding sequence ATGAGTGTTCAAAATTCTGACCCAAAAGATGAATTTAATTTAGACGATTATTTGGATGATAACAACCAAATGAAAGAAGATGTTCGTAGTTCCATTGGAACCATGGAGCGAACTGGAGAACGTAAATGGGTTTATCCTAAAAAGCCAAAAGGTAAGTTTACAAACTATAGGACGTATGTAAGTTATGTATTGTTAGCAATATTAATCTTAACGCCTTTCTTTAAATTACCTAATGGAAATCCATTGTTCAAGTTTGATGTTTTGCACAGCCAATTCATCTTATTCGGATTTCCGTTCTTTACATCCGATTTCTTCCTTTTAGCTTTAGGAATGATTACGACAATTATTTTCATCGTATTATTCACCATGGCTTATGGTCGCTTGTTCTGCGGATGGGTATGTCCGCAAACAATTTTCTTGGAAATGGTTTTCCGAAAAATAGAATACGCCATAGAAGGAGATAGAGCAAAACAAATTAGATTAGATAAGCAAGATTGGGACGAAGAAAAAATTCGTAAAAAATTATTGAAATGGACCATCTTCGCTATCATTTCATTTATTATTGCTAATGTTTTCTTAGCATATATTATTGGTGCTGACGCTTTATACGCAGTTATAAAAGAAGGACCAGCCGAAAATGTAGGAACATTGGTTGGATTAGTTTTCTTCTCAGCAATGTTTTATTTCGTATTCGCATGGTTTCGCGAACAAGCGTGTACATTGGTTTGTCCTTACGGACGTTTCCAAGGAGTATTAATTGATTCGCATACAATCAATGTAACATACGATTTCAAACGTGGTGAAGGAACAGCTGGTCGAGCAAAATTCAAAAAGAACGAAGATCGTAAAGCAGAAGGAAAAGGAGATTGTATTGACTGTGGTCAATGTGTTGTTGTTTGTCCTACTGGAATTGATATTCGTAACGGAATCCAATTAGAATGTGTTAACTGTACAGCTTGTATTGATGCATGTGACGAAGTAATGGAAAAAGTCGGTTTACCAACAGGATTGATTCGTTATGCTTCGGAAGATGATATCAAACGTGGCGAAAAATTCAAATTCACAAAACGATTAGCTGCTTATACATTTGCTTTATTATTATTAATTGGAGCAATGACAGCTTTCTTGTTCTCTCGTTCTGATGTAGAATCTAAATACCTTAAAGTTCCTGGAACAGATTACAAAGTAGAAGGTAAATATTACGTTAATCAATTCGAGTATACATTGTACAATAAAACAAATGCAGACCAAATTGTAACAGTTCAATTGCTATCACACAAAAACTCAAAAGTAGAAATGTACGAAGGCGAAAATAAATTGAACATGGAAAAAGGTCAAATCATCCAAGGGAAATTCTTCTTGAAAATTCCAATGGATGAAGTAAAATCGTACAAAGAAAAAGTAGTGATTGGATTAGTCAATCAAAAAGGAAAAGTAATCGATAAATACGAAACGAGCTTCTCAGCTCCATTCAAATATTAA
- a CDS encoding cbb3-type cytochrome c oxidase N-terminal domain-containing protein, translated as MRQRTPAYIFIPLTLLAVILAFTMVTPVDVVPEPGFQGMMHNLLEHLKHVFAQGIFWAVLAVAIVMLLIINALNKVVEAEKFKRLSEEEQAKYLEDGKIGYFKRLFSSAGKKQSDEEEESIILDHGFDGIKELDNALPQWWLSLFYFGVVFMVVYVMAYSFTDFAHMDKEYEEEMVYKDAQDSIWAVANDIDITGAVNKSNDPAIVEQGKKIFEQNCTQCHMEGGKGGIGPNLTDDYWVNHVEDSLFKNIYHIVYNGSPHNPQMRAFGQRKELSGLAIEKVASYVYYINQKEPTKTVAEGAAAPQGDLMEAWKQK; from the coding sequence ATGAGACAACGTACCCCGGCTTATATATTTATTCCATTAACGCTATTAGCAGTAATCTTAGCGTTTACAATGGTGACGCCAGTAGATGTAGTGCCAGAACCAGGTTTTCAAGGAATGATGCACAATTTATTGGAGCACTTGAAACATGTGTTTGCACAAGGAATTTTCTGGGCAGTATTAGCAGTTGCAATCGTGATGCTTTTAATCATCAATGCTTTAAACAAAGTTGTTGAAGCAGAGAAATTTAAAAGATTATCTGAAGAAGAACAAGCTAAATATTTAGAAGATGGTAAAATAGGTTACTTCAAAAGATTGTTCAGTAGTGCTGGTAAAAAACAATCAGACGAAGAAGAAGAATCTATTATCTTAGATCACGGTTTTGACGGAATCAAAGAGTTAGACAACGCTTTACCACAATGGTGGTTATCATTATTCTACTTTGGTGTAGTATTTATGGTAGTTTACGTAATGGCATATAGCTTCACAGACTTTGCTCACATGGACAAAGAATACGAAGAAGAAATGGTTTACAAAGATGCGCAAGATAGTATTTGGGCAGTTGCAAATGATATTGATATCACAGGAGCTGTAAACAAATCTAACGATCCTGCAATCGTAGAACAAGGTAAAAAAATCTTTGAGCAAAACTGTACTCAATGTCACATGGAAGGTGGTAAAGGAGGTATTGGACCAAACTTAACTGATGATTACTGGGTGAATCATGTAGAAGATAGTTTGTTCAAAAATATCTATCACATTGTTTATAATGGATCTCCTCACAATCCTCAAATGCGTGCATTTGGTCAACGTAAAGAGTTATCTGGATTAGCAATTGAGAAAGTAGCTTCTTATGTTTATTACATCAACCAAAAAGAACCTACGAAAACAGTTGCAGAAGGTGCAGCTGCTCCTCAAGGTGACTTAATGGAAGCATGGAAACAAAAGTAA
- a CDS encoding cbb3-type cytochrome c oxidase subunit 3: MLKYYKEFLSQYEYASLLQTLILIGFIAVFVTIFVKVMKKPKEFYKDSESAALDLEPEENEKNNTK; this comes from the coding sequence ATGTTAAAATATTATAAAGAATTCCTTTCTCAGTATGAGTATGCATCTTTATTGCAGACATTAATCCTAATAGGATTTATAGCAGTCTTTGTGACGATTTTTGTTAAGGTTATGAAAAAACCAAAAGAGTTTTACAAAGACAGCGAGTCAGCAGCTTTAGATTTAGAACCAGAAGAGAACGAAAAAAATAATACAAAATGA
- the ccoO gene encoding cytochrome-c oxidase, cbb3-type subunit II: MQMQTFSYDNKIVKYFLYATLFWAVMAFFFGVLVATLLFFPTLPEYIFGSDDGTIGGNIQGLINSQGKLGFGRLRMIHTTFAVFAFVGNSFFTGAYYSMQRLLKTRMYSDVLSWIVFWGWQLFIVLSFVTFILGYNTSKEYAEHEWPIDILIALVWVLFGAQMFLTIAKRRVRHLYVAIWFYIGTWAAITMLHVFNNLEIPVTFSLTAPKSYSLYSGVQDALVQWWYGHNAVAFFLTTPILGLMYYFVPKAANRPVFSYKLSIIHFWSLIFIYIWAGPHHLLYTALPGWAQALGTGFSIMLIAPSWGGMLNGLLTLRGAWDKVRENPILKFFVVALTCYGMATFEGPMLATKTLNKIGHFTDWVPAHVHVGTLGWNGFIAFGMIYYLAPKLFNTKLASVKMANAHFWIGTFGILFWVIPMYVAGWTQGLMWKQFAADGTLEYGNFLQTVTILKKWLYPLRAFGGTLYLLGSILMIINVWKTVKSGHFVANEEAEAPALAPKASTRAQGEGVHSWIERTPLVMTIGAVLTLAVGGLVEIVPTIVVKSNVPTIASIKPYTPLELEGRDLYIREGCNACHTQMVRPFRDEVKRYGEYSKAGEFVYDHPFLWGSKRTGPDLHREGGKNPDAWHYKHMWNPRSTSDGSIMPRYPWLIDNKLDRELTRDKMKSMVALGVPYQQEDFDSMQVSMNKQALAIEQTIFKDASDLKELYAKKEAEAKQQGKEFVPLRDREITALIAYLQRLGTDIKAEQVETASN, from the coding sequence ATGCAAATGCAGACTTTTAGTTACGACAATAAGATCGTAAAGTATTTCCTTTATGCCACATTGTTTTGGGCAGTTATGGCATTTTTCTTTGGAGTATTGGTTGCAACTTTGTTGTTTTTTCCTACGTTACCAGAATACATCTTCGGATCGGATGATGGAACAATTGGAGGAAACATTCAAGGATTAATCAATTCGCAAGGAAAACTTGGTTTTGGTAGATTAAGAATGATTCACACAACATTTGCGGTATTCGCCTTTGTTGGGAACTCTTTCTTTACTGGAGCTTATTATTCAATGCAAAGGTTGTTGAAAACCAGAATGTACAGCGATGTTTTAAGCTGGATCGTTTTCTGGGGATGGCAATTATTTATTGTATTATCATTTGTAACATTTATCTTAGGATACAACACTTCTAAAGAGTATGCTGAGCATGAATGGCCAATTGATATTTTAATCGCGTTAGTTTGGGTATTGTTTGGAGCACAAATGTTCTTAACGATTGCTAAGCGTCGTGTACGTCACTTGTACGTTGCAATTTGGTTCTATATCGGAACTTGGGCAGCAATTACAATGTTACATGTGTTTAACAATTTAGAAATCCCAGTAACATTTAGTTTAACAGCTCCAAAATCGTACTCTTTATATTCTGGAGTTCAAGATGCGTTAGTACAATGGTGGTATGGGCACAACGCCGTAGCATTCTTCTTAACGACACCTATCTTAGGATTAATGTATTACTTTGTACCAAAAGCAGCTAATAGACCTGTATTCTCATACAAATTATCTATTATCCACTTCTGGTCATTAATCTTCATTTATATTTGGGCTGGTCCTCACCACTTGCTTTATACAGCATTACCAGGTTGGGCGCAAGCTTTAGGAACAGGTTTCTCTATCATGTTAATCGCTCCATCTTGGGGAGGTATGTTAAATGGTTTATTAACATTACGTGGTGCATGGGATAAAGTAAGAGAAAATCCTATTTTGAAATTCTTCGTAGTTGCCTTAACTTGTTATGGTATGGCTACTTTTGAAGGTCCAATGTTAGCAACAAAAACATTGAATAAAATTGGTCACTTTACAGACTGGGTTCCTGCTCACGTACACGTAGGTACTTTAGGATGGAATGGATTTATCGCATTTGGTATGATCTATTACTTAGCACCAAAATTATTCAATACAAAATTAGCATCTGTTAAGATGGCTAATGCTCACTTCTGGATTGGTACTTTCGGTATCTTATTCTGGGTAATTCCTATGTATGTTGCAGGATGGACACAAGGTTTAATGTGGAAACAATTCGCAGCAGACGGAACATTAGAATATGGTAACTTCTTACAAACGGTTACTATTCTTAAAAAATGGTTATATCCATTACGTGCATTTGGTGGAACATTGTATTTATTAGGATCAATCTTAATGATTATCAATGTTTGGAAAACTGTAAAATCTGGACACTTTGTTGCAAACGAGGAAGCAGAGGCACCAGCTTTAGCACCAAAAGCTTCTACACGTGCACAAGGAGAAGGTGTTCACTCTTGGATTGAGAGAACTCCATTGGTAATGACAATTGGAGCAGTATTAACTTTAGCTGTTGGTGGTTTAGTAGAGATTGTTCCTACAATCGTAGTAAAATCAAACGTACCTACAATCGCAAGTATCAAACCTTATACTCCGTTAGAATTAGAAGGACGTGATTTATATATTCGTGAAGGATGTAATGCTTGTCACACACAAATGGTTCGTCCGTTCCGTGACGAAGTAAAACGTTATGGTGAATACTCTAAAGCAGGAGAATTTGTTTACGATCACCCATTCTTATGGGGTTCTAAAAGAACTGGTCCAGACTTACACCGCGAAGGAGGTAAAAACCCAGACGCTTGGCATTACAAACACATGTGGAATCCACGTTCTACATCAGATGGTTCTATCATGCCACGTTACCCTTGGTTAATTGATAATAAATTAGACCGTGAATTAACGCGTGATAAAATGAAATCAATGGTTGCATTAGGTGTTCCTTATCAACAAGAAGATTTTGACAGTATGCAAGTTTCTATGAACAAACAAGCTTTAGCAATCGAGCAAACTATCTTTAAAGATGCGTCTGACTTGAAAGAGTTATATGCGAAAAAAGAAGCAGAAGCTAAACAACAAGGTAAAGAGTTTGTTCCGTTAAGAGATCGTGAGATTACAGCGTTAATCGCATATTTACAACGTTTAGGAACAGATATCAAAGCTGAACAAGTAGAGACAGCAAGTAACTAA
- the ccoS gene encoding cbb3-type cytochrome oxidase assembly protein CcoS has translation MGILLLMILVSVSLGAIFLLLFFLGYKKGQFDEDESPAVRMLKDDKKTQDKIDS, from the coding sequence ATGGGGATATTATTATTAATGATATTAGTTAGTGTCTCTTTGGGGGCAATTTTCCTTCTTTTATTCTTTTTAGGGTACAAGAAAGGGCAGTTTGACGAAGACGAATCTCCAGCGGTGAGAATGTTAAAAGATGATAAAAAAACACAAGATAAAATCGACTCATAA
- a CDS encoding heavy metal translocating P-type ATPase, with translation MEENCFHCGQRIEEEVIQFDEKDFCCQGCKTVYEILNVNNLKDYYDLNRNAGLRPDGKSNHQFDFLNTKEIFDKVVDFSDDGVTVVSFYVPVMHCTSCVWLLESLDTINPNIISSNVNFTQKTVQITYRDADLKLGDLARFITNLGYKPSINLKTLDKKKKSKVDRSLVSKLVIAGFCFGNIMLLSFPEYVEVFGNVKEQWLDQNKGYFRWTMFALSLPVFFYSSTDYFVSAWQGLKNKYINIDVPIALGIIVIMFKSTYDIIFDISPGYFDTLAMLLFLMLTGKWFQQQTMQALAFDRDYKSFYPIAVAKLENGYEQPILLADLKKGDRILIRNEEIIPADAILMKGEAMIDNSFVTGESRLIQKKAGDKIFAGGKQSGHAIELEIISDVNQSYLTQLWNNDAFQKEESELNALTNKISHYFTLIILIITAISAVYWYFHDSSKILEVVTSILIIACPCALGLSSPFILGHMMRIFGNKKFYVKNTSTVERMEKITDVVFDKTGTITESDEAQVQYEGKELSEYQKQLVKALIRNSNHPLSRTLYKKLTVDDHLPISNYEEIVGKGQQADVDGYQIKVGSRSFTNAIFNENTLNQSQVFISINEEVFGKFVYTNRYRKGLDRLLKELDAYQLHVLSGDNDSEKEYLETIFPTNAKLIFNQSPTDKLEYIKQLEQDGKKVMMLGDGLNDAGALKQSTVGISISEDINSFSPSCDGILDAKSFSAIPNFLKLSKTTMKFVKIAFFISFLYNIVGLSFAVSGYLQPVVAAILMPISSISVLIFATASTRIADKLTKWNLD, from the coding sequence ATGGAAGAGAATTGTTTTCACTGTGGTCAACGAATTGAAGAAGAGGTTATTCAGTTCGATGAAAAGGATTTTTGTTGTCAGGGTTGTAAAACGGTTTACGAGATTTTAAACGTAAATAATCTAAAAGATTATTACGACCTTAATCGTAATGCAGGTTTGCGTCCTGATGGAAAAAGTAATCATCAATTTGATTTCTTAAACACAAAAGAAATCTTTGATAAAGTTGTCGATTTTTCAGATGACGGCGTTACAGTTGTCTCCTTTTACGTGCCTGTAATGCACTGTACTTCGTGTGTTTGGTTGTTAGAAAGTTTGGATACGATTAATCCAAATATTATATCTTCTAATGTCAATTTTACGCAAAAAACTGTTCAGATTACGTATCGTGATGCGGATTTGAAATTAGGTGATTTGGCAAGATTTATTACAAATTTAGGCTATAAACCTTCGATTAATCTAAAAACATTAGACAAAAAGAAAAAAAGTAAAGTCGATCGTTCTTTGGTGAGCAAATTGGTAATTGCAGGATTCTGTTTTGGGAATATTATGCTTTTATCGTTTCCAGAATATGTCGAAGTTTTTGGTAATGTAAAAGAACAATGGTTAGATCAAAACAAAGGATATTTCCGTTGGACAATGTTCGCGTTATCGTTGCCTGTTTTCTTTTATTCATCTACCGATTATTTTGTTTCGGCTTGGCAAGGTCTGAAAAATAAATATATCAATATCGATGTACCTATTGCGTTAGGAATTATTGTGATTATGTTCAAATCGACCTATGATATCATTTTCGATATTTCGCCAGGTTACTTTGATACATTAGCGATGCTTCTATTTTTGATGTTGACAGGGAAATGGTTTCAGCAACAAACAATGCAAGCGTTGGCATTTGATCGAGATTACAAATCGTTTTATCCAATTGCAGTTGCGAAATTAGAAAATGGTTACGAACAACCAATTTTGTTAGCTGATTTGAAAAAAGGTGATCGAATTTTAATTAGAAATGAAGAAATTATTCCAGCCGATGCTATTTTGATGAAAGGTGAAGCGATGATTGATAACTCGTTTGTGACGGGAGAATCTCGCTTGATTCAGAAAAAAGCTGGAGATAAAATATTTGCTGGAGGAAAACAATCTGGTCATGCAATTGAGTTGGAAATTATTTCGGATGTTAATCAAAGTTATTTAACCCAATTATGGAACAATGATGCTTTCCAGAAAGAAGAATCTGAGTTGAATGCTTTGACGAATAAAATCAGTCATTATTTCACATTAATCATCCTTATTATTACAGCAATTTCTGCTGTTTATTGGTATTTCCACGATTCTTCAAAAATATTAGAAGTTGTTACATCAATCTTAATTATCGCTTGCCCTTGTGCGTTAGGTTTGTCTTCTCCGTTTATTTTGGGACACATGATGCGTATTTTCGGTAATAAGAAATTCTATGTAAAAAATACATCTACAGTCGAAAGAATGGAAAAAATTACAGATGTAGTTTTTGATAAAACTGGTACAATTACGGAAAGTGATGAAGCGCAAGTGCAATATGAAGGGAAAGAACTTTCTGAGTATCAAAAGCAATTGGTGAAAGCATTGATTAGAAACTCTAATCACCCGTTAAGTCGTACATTATATAAGAAGTTGACGGTTGATGATCATTTACCGATTTCTAATTACGAAGAGATTGTAGGTAAAGGTCAGCAAGCTGATGTAGATGGATATCAAATAAAAGTTGGTTCGAGAAGTTTTACGAATGCTATTTTTAATGAAAATACTTTAAATCAATCTCAAGTATTTATATCAATTAATGAAGAAGTTTTTGGTAAATTTGTTTACACCAATCGATATAGAAAAGGTTTAGATCGTTTATTGAAAGAATTGGATGCTTATCAGTTACACGTTTTGTCTGGGGATAATGATTCTGAAAAAGAATATTTAGAAACTATTTTTCCAACAAATGCAAAATTGATTTTTAATCAATCGCCAACTGATAAGTTAGAATACATCAAACAATTGGAACAAGATGGGAAGAAAGTGATGATGCTTGGAGATGGATTGAATGATGCTGGAGCTTTGAAACAAAGTACAGTTGGAATCTCTATTTCTGAGGATATTAACAGTTTTTCACCTTCGTGTGATGGAATTTTGGATGCAAAAAGTTTTTCTGCAATTCCAAATTTCTTAAAGTTATCGAAGACTACGATGAAATTTGTAAAAATTGCTTTTTTCATCAGTTTCTTGTATAATATTGTTGGGCTTAGTTTTGCTGTTTCTGGTTATTTACAGCCAGTTGTAGCGGCTATATTAATGCCAATAAGTTCTATTTCAGTGTTAATTTTTGCAACGGCAAGTACCCGAATTGCGGATAAATTAACAAAATGGAATTTAGATTGA
- a CDS encoding Crp/Fnr family transcriptional regulator codes for MSEFNENVVSIKAMFDNPESFGVFSKEELLEFEQEKKIINLKKGDEIIQEGHTPKGIYCVMKGTAKLFKIGFNGKEQILRFINEGDIIGYRSILSQEVFGASATAMTPVEIYYIPEKFFLKLLEVNPKLAFNILQRIAKDLGEYARTITYLAQKTVRERLAEVLILLEGKLGTDKDGFINISLTREEMANLIGTATESAIRLISEFKTDELIEVEGRKIKVLDHQKLTKLGHVIL; via the coding sequence ATGTCAGAGTTTAATGAGAATGTAGTATCGATTAAAGCGATGTTTGATAACCCAGAGTCTTTCGGGGTTTTTAGTAAGGAAGAATTATTGGAGTTTGAGCAAGAAAAGAAAATCATCAACCTAAAAAAAGGAGACGAAATTATACAAGAAGGTCATACACCAAAAGGTATATATTGCGTCATGAAAGGAACTGCTAAGTTGTTCAAAATTGGTTTTAATGGAAAAGAGCAAATTCTACGTTTTATCAACGAAGGTGACATTATCGGTTATCGCTCAATCTTAAGTCAAGAAGTTTTTGGTGCATCTGCAACTGCAATGACGCCAGTTGAAATATATTATATTCCAGAAAAATTCTTCTTAAAATTATTAGAAGTTAATCCAAAATTAGCTTTCAATATTTTACAAAGAATTGCAAAAGATTTGGGAGAATATGCAAGAACAATTACTTATTTAGCACAAAAAACAGTTCGTGAACGTTTGGCTGAAGTTTTAATTTTATTAGAAGGAAAATTAGGAACAGACAAAGACGGATTTATCAACATTTCGTTGACACGCGAAGAAATGGCAAATTTGATTGGAACAGCAACAGAATCTGCAATTCGTTTGATTTCCGAATTCAAAACTGATGAATTAATCGAAGTTGAAGGAAGAAAAATCAAAGTTTTAGATCATCAAAAATTGACGAAATTAGGTCATGTTATTTTGTAA
- a CDS encoding DNA alkylation repair protein, translating to MIEQLKSTLQDLADEGKAKIMMRFFKTGKGEYGEGDIFFGISVPNQRLIAKEFYQQVSLNDIKNLLSSDIHEYRLTALLMLVLKYEKSKDELVRKEIIDFYLAQTSQINNWDLVDTSCYKILGHYCFHQKREELLFELADSEDLWEKRIAIVSTMYFIKQKSFSIVPEIVLKNLNHSHDLMHKANGWMLREMGKMNEEKLIEFLDEYTLQMPRTTLRYALEKIDPILKDYYMKLK from the coding sequence ATGATAGAGCAATTAAAATCAACTTTGCAAGATTTAGCGGATGAAGGAAAAGCAAAAATTATGATGCGTTTTTTCAAAACTGGAAAAGGAGAATATGGCGAAGGAGATATTTTTTTTGGGATTTCTGTTCCGAATCAACGTTTGATTGCGAAAGAATTTTATCAACAAGTTTCGTTAAATGACATCAAAAATTTATTGAGTTCCGATATTCACGAATATAGATTAACTGCTTTGTTGATGTTGGTTTTGAAGTACGAAAAATCAAAAGACGAACTTGTACGAAAAGAAATTATCGATTTTTATCTTGCTCAAACTTCTCAAATCAACAATTGGGATTTGGTTGACACAAGTTGTTATAAAATTTTGGGACATTATTGTTTTCATCAAAAACGAGAAGAATTGCTTTTTGAATTGGCGGATTCTGAAGATTTGTGGGAAAAACGAATCGCAATTGTATCAACGATGTATTTTATCAAACAAAAATCATTTTCAATTGTTCCAGAAATTGTGTTGAAAAATCTTAATCATTCACACGATTTAATGCACAAGGCAAATGGTTGGATGTTGCGTGAAATGGGAAAAATGAACGAAGAAAAGTTGATTGAGTTTTTGGACGAATATACGTTGCAAATGCCAAGAACAACGTTGAGATATGCGCTCGAAAAAATTGATCCAATTCTCAAAGATTATTATATGAAATTGAAATAG